The Candidatus Nanosynbacter sp. HMT-352 region TAAGCTCCATTCGACGACAAACCAGAGCCAGCCACATCGTCGCAAAAATTCCCAATAAAACTTCTACTATCACAAACCAAAACTTGCCCATTGCGTAACCTTGCGCCGCTATAATTGCCGCAAAAATCGGAAAACTGAAGGATGAGATTCGCTCGCGATGAGTTAAATAGCTCAAGCTTGACGGCAAAAGAAACATCAAAAGCACCATCAATATCACGATGCCACGCGAGAAAACAAAATGCGCCGCGTGCATTGTATCGTTCGGACAAAGCGCCACTCCTATCATACAAATCGCAAACAATGAAAGTATCCAGCCAGATATTCGAGCAGAGCGAATTTGACCAAGCTTAAGATAACCACGATTCATAAAAAACCCAATCGTCGCCATAATCAAACCAGATAAAAACACTCCCGAATTGAACGAAAATGCAGACAAACGGTTCGAGGTGGTTTCGCCCAATCTACTCAAACTCCAGTTCGTCCACCGAGTATCATCAGAAAGCAGCATCGCCACAACCAAGCCCACAGCCAAAACGACACCATTAAGAATACAGAGCGCCTGAAGGCGATTCTTGTATAAAAAATCCTTAATCTGTCGAAGTTTCATATTGCTTAAAATTGTTCCAAAAAGTCCAATTTGCCACTTTCAAAATGACGGACATCTTCGATTCCATACTTCATCATAACCAAGCGGTCGATTCCGCAACCAAAAGCAAATCCCGTATATTCATTCGGGTCAATTTGCGCAGCCCGAAGAACATTTGGATGGATCATTCCGCAACCCAATAGCTCAATCCAACCTTCACCAGAGCAAACTTTACATTCAGGATTTTTTCCTTCACAAAACGGACAGCTTAACGCAAACTCGAAGCTAGGCTCAGTGAACGGAAAGTAAAATGGATTAACGCGAACGTCAAGTTTCTTGCCGTAATATTCCTGCAAAAATTCTTGCAACGTAGCAATCAAATTGCCAACATTAACCCGACGCGAAACGTACACGCCTTCGACTTGATAAAACGTATGCTCGTGGCGCGCGTCCAAATCTTCGTTACGAAAAACGCGATCAGGAACGATAGCGGCAATAGCCTCGCCCTTTTCCAAATTGTCGCGATATTTCGTCAACACGCGATTTTGCATAGTCGACGTATGTGCCGGAGCAATCAAACGATCGCCATTAGAATCAGTTTCCTCGGTCATAAACGTATCGTAATCGTCGCGCGCTGGATGGCCTTTTGGAAAATTCAAACTCTCAAACATATGGAATTGATCATCAATCTCTCTGGACTCTTCCGTGACAAATCCCATGCGATTAAAAATCTCAGAGATGCGCTCAATTTCAGCGCTCAGCGGATGAATCGTGCCTTGTTCGCTCGGCAAAAGTTCAGGTTTTGGAGAATTTACATCCATCGGCGCCGTAACGTCAATCGGTTTCAAGTCAACTTTTTCCAGCTCTTCCAGTCGCACAGCAATAGCCTGTTCAACAGCTTGTTTCAGCTCGTTAATCTGCTTACCGAACGGACCACGCTCAACTGGCGGCAATGACTTGATTTGCTCGTACAATTCCCTAAGTCGTCGATCGCGCAAAAACTCACGCGGAGATTTGGATTGCGAAACCGCCAAAACTATTTCTTTTCTCAATTCGTCTAAGTCAACCATTTTATCGTCCTTGCATTAAAAACATTACAATCACCGCACCAGCCATAATAGCAATTAAAATCCACGCCCACGCCAAAGTCGTCGTCTGTTTCGTGCCTTCCAAATATCTTATGTCGTCGACGCCGTCCATAGTTGCCTTTTCTTGCAAACTCGAAGCTTTTGCCTTCTCTCTTAATTCCGCCGCAATTCGCTCTTGCAATTCACTACGCTGATCTTGTTGATTTACAAATAATCCCATAACTACAGTATAGCAAATTATGTTATAATAGTCGTGATATTACTTTAAGGAGGGAATATGGCTACGAAGAAAACTTCAAAGAAAGCCCCAGTTAAAGCCGCAGAAAAGAAAACCGCTGCCGCTAAGACTGAAACCAAAACGACCGTCAAGCGCGTCGTTGCTGAATCTACCGCTAAAAGCAAGCGTGTCGAACTAGATTCTAAATTACCAAACAACTTAATTAACATCGTTATTGCGGAAGTTATCGGTACGTTCATTTTGACACTTGCCGCATTATTCGCATCAGATATTTTGTCATCGATGTATGTCGGTTTTGCGTTGATGTTCATCGTTGCAATTATCGGCAACATTTCTGGCGCACACGTAAACCCAGCTGTCACATTTGGTCTATGGACGATGCGTAAGCTAAAGACCGTACTTGTACCATTTTACTGGGGCGCACAATTCCTCGGTGCAATGGCAGCTATCGTACTTGTCGGCTCATTAACAAACGGCGGATTTGCTCTAAGCTTTGACCAATTCACCGCGTTCTCTTGGAACATCTTCGCGATGGAGTTAGTCGGTACCGCTGTATTTGTATTTGGTATTGCCGCAGTTTTGCAGCGCAAAGAAATCAAAGCAGCTGGTCAAGCTTTTGGAATTGGCTTGGCGTTGATGATTGGTCTTGTCGTATCTGGCTCAATCTCTTCATACATTAAAAGTACTGCCATTGCAAAAATCCAAAAAGATCAAAGCACTACTCAAACTGAGAAAAACGGCCGCACTTACCCACGCGAGATCTACATCTCAGGCGCAACTTTGAACCCAGCAGTTTCTTTGGCTGTTACAGAGAAAACCGACTCTCAACTACGCAGCAACGGAGTATTGCCAGCTGAAGGTGAAAAGAGCTATTCACGCTTTAGCTTGGAAGTAATTGCCGCTACCCTAATCGGCGCAGCATTAGGCGGCAACCTATTTCTACTCGTCAATTACCGAAACAAAGACGAAGAATAGATTATAACTTCACAATAAAATATCCCGCTTAATCGGCGGGGTATTTTTTATGTCAATCTTCCTGAGTCGGCCGATCAATCAGCTCTGGCTGCGCTTGGTTATCGCCACCAGAAATTCGCACGACGTCCTTATCGATCTTCCCTAGCTCCTTGTATGTATTGTTATAATGACCAACGGTCGTGCTAAGACTCTTGCCCATTTTCGTCATCAACTCGTCAAACTTTTTAATGTGAACGCCCAATTGCCCAACTCGAACTTGAATATCTTTGGCCTGCTCTTCAATCTGCAGACTACGAAGCCCCTGAAGAACGGTCTGCAGGTACGCCAAAAAACTAGTCGGACTCACAATAATCACTCGTTTATCTCGGAATGCATATTCAATCAGATCGCGACTCGAACCGCCCTGACCGACATTGTTAATCAGAAGATCGTAATACAAAGATTCGCTAGGGATAAACATAAAAGCAAAGTCCATAGTGTTTTCACGCGGACGAATGTATTTACTAGTTTCGTCGATTCGCCCCTTAAGGTCAGCCTTCACCTTATTCAGCCACATTTCGCGCTCAGATTTTGTCTCGGCGTTAATCATGCGATTGTAATTCTCCAAAGAAAACTTACTGTCCACCGGCAGTATTTGACCCTTGTCCAGAAAAATAACCGCGTCAACAATTTCACCGTCCTTGAAGCGATATTGCATTTGATATTGCTTGGCTGGCAAAACATTATCCAGCACACTCTCCAGATAAAACTCCCCAAAAACGCCACGCTGCTTTGGATTTTGCAACACGTTTTGCAAGGTTTTCAGATCGGTCGCCACATCGACCACGCGTTTATTGGTCTCATCCAATTTTGCCAATCGCTGTGTCACGTCAGCCACCAACTTTGCGCTTTCTGATAATTGTTTCTGCACGGAAGTCTGAACTTGCGCGTTACTTCGCTCCAATTTATCGCTAACGGATTCATTCAGTTTCGCAATCGTCCGCCCCAATTCCACGACATCGGTTTTAATTAGCTCGACGGATGATTGATTTTTTAGCTCGCTGATTTTTGATTGCAAGACAAATAAAGTCGCGCCCAAACCAATAGTAATAACAATTAAGAGAATAATGATAATGATTTCCATACACTTAGTGTACAGTGATTACAATACTAAGACAACTCGTGCTAAGATCGCAAATAAAGTCATAAATAAAATTGCCGCGCCATTGCCACGAATTCTATTCAACCAAATTAACGACAAATATACCAAAACTGTCGCCAAAACTACCCATAGCAATGACAAAATCCAAGATCCGCCAGCCCATAATGTAGCGCCCCACAACGACACAGTTGCCGCGATCACTACCAACAGAGGTCGCTTAATGCCAAATACCGCCAACACCGGCACCAACATAATTCCCGCCAGAACCAACGCAACGTAAGATGCAATGTTCGTGCTGTTTGCGCAAATAGAAATATGTTCAGCGTTCGCGCAAAATACAGGCGTGATCATAAATTTATCAAACGCAAGCGCCAGCAACCAGATAGCCACGCCGCTAGCAACTAAAATCGCCAAAATCCTCAAGAAAACTCGCCTTGAAAATGGATATGTGTAATCTGATATTTCTTCACGGAAAATAGCTGACAATAATTTCATACATAAATTGTAACGTAAACTTGTCAATATTGCAAATGTATATGCTTAAATATTATGCTTTTTCAGGATATTCATCGGTTTATACCAAATAATCCCTACGCAAGCAATCAATAATCCGCCAACAACGTCAAGTGGTGTATGCACCAGAGCAATAACTCGACCGACACATATTAAGATCGTCATAACTAAACAAATAACAGCCAGCCGCCAACTCTTTGCTCCGAAAAATACCGCCAAAGTAATCGCCATTGTAAATAGCGCGTGATCAGACGGAAAACCCGGATTATTAAGGAATGACGCGCCGGCAGATACGCCCAGAATCTCGAACGGGCGCATTTGATCTGGTTGATAAATTGACCCGATAATTTTTGCCGACACGTAAGCAGTCAAACCAGCCATCAACACTTGGCTATAAACTTGATACTTCTCTTTATTTGGAACCAATTTTATCAGTGCGTACGCACCAATTAGCACGACCGGTATTACCAGCCCATCGGCAATTAACTTCACGATCCATTGCAAATCCATACTATAAGTATATCGCGTCAACGCTGACCAGTAAACGCTTGCGGAAATCATTTTTCTATAGTACAATTATGTTTGCCGTTGGGATGTCGCCAAGTGGTAAGGCAGCGGGTTCTGGTCCCGCCATTCGGGGGTTCGAATCCCTCCATCCCAGCCAAGTTTGAGATTTAGCAGCCAATTATTTGGCTGTTTTTTTCGTCGATAAATTTACGCAAATCAACAAAATCCACATCATGAATACCAGAAAAATCGCAGCCACATTATTCACATTCTTTATCGTTGCACCAAATATCACCGCCGCATGCCCATTCGCAAACGCCAAAAAACTAATTACCGTCATAATCCCCAAACTTAAAAAACCAGTCACTCTGCTCGTCAGAGTAATTCTTTTTGTCATATTCATATCAATTAAAAACGGCAACGACGTTAGCTCAACAACCACCAATATTATCGCAATCGGAAGATTTAAAGATGACGGAACCCCCGCAGAAGTAAGGACCGCAGAAAACTTCTCAAACGTAAATAATTGACATAATAACGGCACCATTATTAATATTCCTGCAATCAATTTAACAATTTTATTCACTTTTCTAGACATAATTTCAGTATAGCTTGCGCGTCAAAAAAGCTCAAGCTTGTTGTATTTTTTACGAAAGCACTTGCACTTTTTATAAAAACGTCATAAAGTTAAATCAGCGAACGTTACAAAAATAAACACCACAAAATCGTATCTTTCGCTCTACGACAAATCCACCACAACTTAAAATACCCCGTCTCTATGGGGTATTTTTATTGGTCAATATCCGCGATTGTTCAGCGCGCCACTCGGCAATTTTTCCGTGGTGTCCGCTCAATAAAACATCCGGCACACGTAAACCTTTAAACTCCTCAGGTCGTGTATATTGTGGAAATTCCAACGTTTCTCCATCTGAAAAACTTTCAATTTCCGCAGATTTTTCACCGCCCAAAACTCCAGGAATCAACCTAACAATAGAATCAATCATCATCATTGCCGCCAGCTCTCCGCCCGTCAGCACAAAATCGCCAATACTCCATTGCTCATCAACTAGTTCTAAAATTCGCTCATCAACACCCTCGTATCGCCCGCAAATAAATATCACACCACTGTCATCATCGGCTTCTTCCTGAGCTTTAGCCTGCTTCCAGCGCTGCCCGCGCGGACTCATTAATACCACTTTCGCTGTTTCATCTTGAGATTTCGCAAATTCTACCGCTTTCCATAACGGCTCAACCATAAGAAGCATCCCGTCGCCGCCGCCATAAGGAGTATCATCAACCTGACGACGAGGACCCAAACCAAACTCCCGCAGATTCACCGTCGTAAGCTCTACGATACCGTCTTTTTGTGCCTTCCACATCATGGAATTATTAAAAACTCCCGTCGTCATTTCTGGGAAAAGCGTAATTACTTGAAACTTTCTCATCTGTTACAGTGTAGCAAGTGTTGACTTTTTTGTCCAGGTATGATATATATATCAGCTTTTACTCAACCGAGTGAAGGTAGCCCTTATGCAGGAAGGAATTGTCGTGGAAACGATCTACGATGAGAGCACCAAGATAATCGACAGGATTACCCGTAGACTAATCGACGAGAGTGTCGACGAGAAGACCTACGCGAAGACCTACGCGAAAATCTACAAGACGATCAAGCGCATAGCAAGAGCGATGGACTGGCTGTCTCAGCCTGTCCGCATCTCGATTGATAGAGAGGCTACTATTCACGTTGTCCTATCCGTAAGGATAGGACACACCCCGCCTCACACAGACAAGCAGTCAGAGATGATGATAGATTTCATAGACATTCTCGCACCTGACGCTACCAAATCTATATCAATAACATTCAAAAGACCGAATGTCATTGATAAAGTTGAAGTACGCTCCAGGAATGACTGTTTGATCATTTACAACGTGAAGGGCGCTCCACCCCTTACTATTTGCACGCTCATGGAAGCGTTGCAAGTTGACAAGGACACGACTTCCAGAGCACTCAAAAGAATCGCTCGAGGAAATGAGGATAAGATTCACCTCACTCATCCCCGCGATGAGTGGATGCTCTCCCAAAGGGCTTAACCGCCCGCCGAAAATAGCTCGCCTTGAGGCTTAAGCCTCGGCCGAAGCTCTTGGCGGGCTATTTTCATGTCTTTTTATAGAAATTATTCCTCACCAAAAAACCGCCCCAGTAAGGACGGTTTTTTAGCAGACAACAGAAACCGTTATATGTTTTTCATACATTTGTCGATCGCTTCAGCTGCAATTTTTAATATTGGATTCTGTTCGCTCTGCTGCTCCATCATTGTCTTACGAAGCAGTTGCTCAAGTATTTCACAAACTGTGTCTGTATCAAGATCAGATACAGCTTTAGCAAACTCACGAACAGTTCCTTCATCATCCAAAATGTCGTAATAATGTATATATGGCTCTGGTGCGTATGTCTTGTCTGCTTTTCTTTCTTTTATGTATGCTAGGGTTTCATCGCGCATATTATGTATAAGATCCACATATTCCTCATATTCCTTGTTGTTTTTGTCGGAAAGTAGACTTTCGAATCGTTTGGCTATACGCATCTCAGATACAAAACATGCCCCACACGGTGAAAATACGTCTCCATCGTCTTCACATACACTGTATCCTATTATTTTCTTCACTATATACGTATACGGAGTAGCTTTACATTGGTCTGAAGACATGGGAGGATTTTTTTCTGAGAACGGGTGTTCGTGCTTGTCGCCACCCGGAAGATCGTATATTCTATTAGCTATTTGTAACATTTTAGTCTGTTCCTGGGGAGAATCTCTTGTTACATACCATATTTTTTCTTTTTCGTCTTCGGTTAGAGGGCGTCCGAGCGCCTTCTCTCTTCTGGCTATCTTATTTAAGCCTCTCTCGTAGGCTATCATCATTGCTTGACTCGTTCTTAGTCTCCACACCCCTTGCAGACCTTTTGGATTAGGATTTGGGTCTGAGAGAGCATGATTATTATTAAAGGGTATCCAGTAATATTCGCGACTTCCGTACATAATAAATCTCCTTTATAAAAACTATTACTCACTTGATATTAAACCATACTATATCATAAACTCACGGATATTATAAATAAAAAGACATGAAAATAGCCCACCAAGAGGCTCAGCCGAGATCTGACGTCTCAAGGCGAGCTATTTTCTCTCAGTGGACTAGGAAGGAAGAGATAAAATCCAACCGTTCGTCTCTTCTAGGTGTCTGGTATCTTTGGCATTTGGGTATCCCAATGTCAAATCCCAGCTCCAGAACTCAGCTTCATCTCTCCCCGGAAAGAGCGACCTCCACTCCTCACTGCTATAAAGGTATGAAGCTTTTCCTTCACCCCTGCCGCTCACCAGGTCAATAAGGGAATAGATCACACACTCGTTCACATTCGAGAATGCAATCAGAGCAGCCATCGCATTGAGGGGTAATACATCTCCTCGGAAGTTCCCGCTTCCTCCTAGGTGTACGTTGGGGCTTATGTGAATACTAAGCCCTTCTCCTCGGAGAGTAAGATCTTCGCGGGTTAGCGTCACCGAGGTGACCGCATCGCCCACTTTCCATGCAACGGGGGAAGCACCCCCGGACAGGGGTACTTCATACCCCTCGTAAAGATTGAGGGATCCTCGAATCTTTACAAAAACGGTTTCACCGTCGGTGTCAACTCGGGTGTATTCCCCGAGGGAAACTCCACGGCTTGAAGACTTGTAGCGCCAGCGGCGGTAGCTGTTCTCGATATCGAACTGCGTAAGTTCGTGCGGGATCAACGCCATCCCGCCAAAGCATTCGCGGAGTTCTTCTTCAGTGAGCATCTTGCTCTCCTCTTCTGGATGGATCTACCTCTACTCGGCTGAGCAGAAGCTGATAAATATATACCACACCTAGGCAGTCATGTCAACACCCGAGAATTTTACCCCACCAAAAAACCGCCCCAATAAGGACGGTTTTTTAGCACAAATAAGGCTCTCAATGGTTTCCCATTGTCTCGCATAGAGCTGTTCTCGCATAATGTCTGTGCTTGAACTGGTTCTAATTATATATCAAGGTCATCGAGTTCTGCAAGCTCTTTTCTGGTGTTTTCTGCGTAAGAAGATCCATTTTCCACAGCTTCATCTGTTGAGTTATCCACAGAAGCATGATCGTTATAGCTATTACCCTCACGCTCACCAGAAAAACCATCATTGTTAACGATCTTCAAGTTATATCGAGCATCATTCTTTGCGCCCAAAGCTCGCAGAAGCGTGCGCAAACTCTGTGCCGTACTGCCGCGCTTACCAATAACTCGACCCAAATCTGCTGGATTAACTGTCAATGTTAGTAAAACGCCCTTTTCATCAATTGTTCGGTCTACTACGACGTCTTCTGGATGTCCGACCAACGCCTTTACAGTATATTCTACAAACTGCTGATCTATTGTTGACATTCTGCCCCTCCTCCTGGAATTAAACTGTATTTTCATTATACACGAGCGGTTTACGCCGTGCAAACTTTAATTATTTCTCGCCAGATTCTTTATATTTAGCAATTGCAGCGCGAGCAGCTTGCTGTTGGGCGACTTGCTTTGACGGACCAATGCCTCGCCCCATCATATTATCGC contains the following coding sequences:
- a CDS encoding DUF998 domain-containing protein, with product MKLRQIKDFLYKNRLQALCILNGVVLAVGLVVAMLLSDDTRWTNWSLSRLGETTSNRLSAFSFNSGVFLSGLIMATIGFFMNRGYLKLGQIRSARISGWILSLFAICMIGVALCPNDTMHAAHFVFSRGIVILMVLLMFLLPSSLSYLTHRERISSFSFPIFAAIIAAQGYAMGKFWFVIVEVLLGIFATMWLALVCRRMELKLSDLKTS
- a CDS encoding MIP/aquaporin family protein, with protein sequence MATKKTSKKAPVKAAEKKTAAAKTETKTTVKRVVAESTAKSKRVELDSKLPNNLINIVIAEVIGTFILTLAALFASDILSSMYVGFALMFIVAIIGNISGAHVNPAVTFGLWTMRKLKTVLVPFYWGAQFLGAMAAIVLVGSLTNGGFALSFDQFTAFSWNIFAMELVGTAVFVFGIAAVLQRKEIKAAGQAFGIGLALMIGLVVSGSISSYIKSTAIAKIQKDQSTTQTEKNGRTYPREIYISGATLNPAVSLAVTEKTDSQLRSNGVLPAEGEKSYSRFSLEVIAATLIGAALGGNLFLLVNYRNKDEE
- a CDS encoding phosphatase PAP2 family protein, with translation MDLQWIVKLIADGLVIPVVLIGAYALIKLVPNKEKYQVYSQVLMAGLTAYVSAKIIGSIYQPDQMRPFEILGVSAGASFLNNPGFPSDHALFTMAITLAVFFGAKSWRLAVICLVMTILICVGRVIALVHTPLDVVGGLLIACVGIIWYKPMNILKKHNI
- a CDS encoding KH domain-containing protein — its product is MSTIDQQFVEYTVKALVGHPEDVVVDRTIDEKGVLLTLTVNPADLGRVIGKRGSTAQSLRTLLRALGAKNDARYNLKIVNNDGFSGEREGNSYNDHASVDNSTDEAVENGSSYAENTRKELAELDDLDI
- the trmD gene encoding tRNA (guanosine(37)-N1)-methyltransferase TrmD translates to MRKFQVITLFPEMTTGVFNNSMMWKAQKDGIVELTTVNLREFGLGPRRQVDDTPYGGGDGMLLMVEPLWKAVEFAKSQDETAKVVLMSPRGQRWKQAKAQEEADDDSGVIFICGRYEGVDERILELVDEQWSIGDFVLTGGELAAMMMIDSIVRLIPGVLGGEKSAEIESFSDGETLEFPQYTRPEEFKGLRVPDVLLSGHHGKIAEWRAEQSRILTNKNTP
- a CDS encoding helix-turn-helix domain-containing protein; this translates as MQEGIVVETIYDESTKIIDRITRRLIDESVDEKTYAKTYAKIYKTIKRIARAMDWLSQPVRISIDREATIHVVLSVRIGHTPPHTDKQSEMMIDFIDILAPDATKSISITFKRPNVIDKVEVRSRNDCLIIYNVKGAPPLTICTLMEALQVDKDTTSRALKRIARGNEDKIHLTHPRDEWMLSQRA
- a CDS encoding DNA recombination protein RmuC encodes the protein MEIIIIILLIVITIGLGATLFVLQSKISELKNQSSVELIKTDVVELGRTIAKLNESVSDKLERSNAQVQTSVQKQLSESAKLVADVTQRLAKLDETNKRVVDVATDLKTLQNVLQNPKQRGVFGEFYLESVLDNVLPAKQYQMQYRFKDGEIVDAVIFLDKGQILPVDSKFSLENYNRMINAETKSEREMWLNKVKADLKGRIDETSKYIRPRENTMDFAFMFIPSESLYYDLLINNVGQGGSSRDLIEYAFRDKRVIIVSPTSFLAYLQTVLQGLRSLQIEEQAKDIQVRVGQLGVHIKKFDELMTKMGKSLSTTVGHYNNTYKELGKIDKDVVRISGGDNQAQPELIDRPTQED
- the pheS gene encoding phenylalanine--tRNA ligase subunit alpha; protein product: MVDLDELRKEIVLAVSQSKSPREFLRDRRLRELYEQIKSLPPVERGPFGKQINELKQAVEQAIAVRLEELEKVDLKPIDVTAPMDVNSPKPELLPSEQGTIHPLSAEIERISEIFNRMGFVTEESREIDDQFHMFESLNFPKGHPARDDYDTFMTEETDSNGDRLIAPAHTSTMQNRVLTKYRDNLEKGEAIAAIVPDRVFRNEDLDARHEHTFYQVEGVYVSRRVNVGNLIATLQEFLQEYYGKKLDVRVNPFYFPFTEPSFEFALSCPFCEGKNPECKVCSGEGWIELLGCGMIHPNVLRAAQIDPNEYTGFAFGCGIDRLVMMKYGIEDVRHFESGKLDFLEQF